DNA from Desulfuromonas sp. AOP6:
AGCCCTGGGGACTCGGGCCCTTTGGATGCCACACCAAGAGTCTCCTCACCCAATTCAGCCATCAGTTCAGCGCCAAAGTTGACCAATCTGGAAGGATTATCGATACCATGACAACTATGATTATAAAGAACAGGGCCTGACTCGTCCCCCTCCGCCGTCCCTGTTGCGGGGGCGAGACGCGACACCTCGGACAAAGGCCCCGCCTGTGGTGAATCAGAGTCGTCGCCCCAAAGGAAATTCTCGTCCTTCTCCTGCCCCGCTTGCTCCTGCCGGCGCCTTTCGTCCAGAAGTCGGCTTCCTTCCATGGCCAGCCACTGGGGGTTGAGTCCCTGGTCCAGCATGAACTGCAAAGGATCAACCCGGGTTTCACCCAGGGTCTCCGGTTCTCTGAGCTCAAAAGCGAAGGTCCCTTCCGTCCAACCAAAAAATCCGTACACCAACTTTTCGATTTGCTTGCGTACGACGTTTTCGATGTCCACGGCAGCAATACGGAAATGTTCGGTAAGGAGGGCTCCCAGGCGCAGCAATCCCCCACTCTGTCGCTGGCGCTCCAGGGCGGCGTCAAGTATATCCAGACTGACGACACCGGATCGGACAAGGAGATCGCCGAGATTCTCCGGCACGGTACTGGAAGCGGCCCGGATCACCTGTCCGTTTTTGAAATAAATCCATCCTTGTCGACCACGACTATGCAGCGAGAGCACCCCGGACTTGCGGCTCAGACTGACAATCTGGAGAATTTCTCCCAAACCAAGGTCTTCAAGATTTCCGACTAAACTCATGGCGATCTAGAGCCAAATACACGTAAGGGTTCAAAATTAAATAGAAAACAATATATCCCAGCACCTGGCGCAAGTAAAGGCTTTTCACCCCTGACCTTTGCGTTCGCGGTCCCTG
Protein-coding regions in this window:
- a CDS encoding DUF4388 domain-containing protein: MSLVGNLEDLGLGEILQIVSLSRKSGVLSLHSRGRQGWIYFKNGQVIRAASSTVPENLGDLLVRSGVVSLDILDAALERQRQSGGLLRLGALLTEHFRIAAVDIENVVRKQIEKLVYGFFGWTEGTFAFELREPETLGETRVDPLQFMLDQGLNPQWLAMEGSRLLDERRRQEQAGQEKDENFLWGDDSDSPQAGPLSEVSRLAPATGTAEGDESGPVLYNHSCHGIDNPSRLVNFGAELMAELGEETLGVASKGPESPGLRLLKGMLQELNNPSLGGGVILLVLRFASELMNRAVIFLVKEDEIVGLGQFGIAAGESADLRVRRMKVSRTEPSVFHRVIEGKIVEKVPLGTGYWDTYLKDQLGGDSPVEVFLGPIISDGMVVAVLYGDNLPEKRPVGDTEALEIFLSQAGLAMERTLADRRGHSKNAG